In Harmonia axyridis chromosome X, icHarAxyr1.1, whole genome shotgun sequence, a single window of DNA contains:
- the LOC123686719 gene encoding protein unc-13 homolog C-like, which yields MNNICIYNLDEEIEEKTSEQVINLLNNRMKINIKKEDIIKAQRVGVKNDKTRPIIVKFEKYQHKAMVLKNCKLLRGTKIGIAEDLLRKKIHLYKEVTKMYDRKYGVA from the exons ATGAATAATATTTGCATATACAATTTAGATGAGGagattgaagaaaaaacatcGGAGCAAGTAATTAATCTACTCAATAATAGGATGAAAATTAACATTAAGAAGGAAGACATAATCAAGGCGCAGAGAGTTGGCgtaaaaaatgataaaactaGACCAATTATTGTGAAGTTTGAGAAATACCAGCATAAAGCCATGGTtttaaaaaattgcaaattaCTGAGAGGAACAAAGATTGGAATAGCTGAGGACTtgctaagaaaaaaaattcatctttaTAAAGAAGTCACCAAGATGTATGATAGAAA GTACGGAGTCGCTTGA